The Apium graveolens cultivar Ventura chromosome 6, ASM990537v1, whole genome shotgun sequence genome contains a region encoding:
- the LOC141665889 gene encoding uncharacterized protein LOC141665889 has product MVPVEVGSGSLRRDRYTEEGAEINQRLHLDLLEETRENSQLRLVAYQQRAARYYNKKVKGQLLKVRDFVLRKVMPNTKNPQHGVFGANWEGPYKIKAILWKGTYHLEDMEGKLVPRAWNAEHLRKYYQ; this is encoded by the coding sequence atggtccccgtggaaGTTGGTTCGGGATCGCTTCGCAGAGACCGTTATACAGAGGAGGGTGCAGAGAttaatcaaaggcttcatttgGATCTCTTGGAAGAAACAAGGGAAAATTCTCAGCTGAGACTCGTAGCGTATCAGCAACGTGccgcaaggtattataacaagaaggtaaagggacaATTGCTGAAGGTGAGAGATTTTGTACTTAGGAAGGTGATGCCCAACACGAAGAACCCccaacatggagtgtttggagctaattgggaaggaccatacaagataaAGGCCATCTTGTGGAAAGGGACTTATCATCTTGAAGATATGGAAGGGAAGCTGGTTCCGCGAGCGTGGAACgcggaacatctccgaaagtattatcagtaa